From a region of the Synechococcus sp. RS9916 genome:
- a CDS encoding ATP-binding protein has protein sequence MRAPRRWSPLLAALLRWSALGLGSWALCLLALQLLFGRQVEALQTVQLGRNLALNVRLTELSLERYPPHLVSELTGLQLAVVNKPSSQPPPPPALAQQANALQQELCRRLAHCPMVVANGSSWDVWVELISPLEPIWLRVSLRSPMAWPPEPTLLVLSLLGAGISCGALFLLLEVERPLRGLEKALVRVGDGDEPEAVAARGAPEVRRITHHFNAMVERLAANRRDRATMLAGIAHDLRAPITRLQFRLSMPTLSTQERDRCSGDLQSLERITGQFLLFAGGGDGEVAVEVPLDQLLAELSTSHAPEQLELQLDSVQACIKPVALSRAVANLIDNAFSYGSAPVVVRLFERANQAVIEVWDQGDGMPADQWERALQPFQRLDESRGQQGHCGLGLAIVAHVARIHGGDLSCGFSDHDAPGRFVIRLCLPLNLCKPGV, from the coding sequence ATGCGTGCTCCGCGACGCTGGTCACCGCTGCTTGCCGCTCTGCTTCGTTGGTCTGCCCTGGGCCTTGGCAGTTGGGCACTGTGCCTGTTGGCGTTGCAACTCCTGTTTGGGCGCCAGGTGGAGGCTCTGCAGACCGTCCAGTTGGGTCGAAATCTTGCTCTCAACGTGCGCCTTACGGAGTTGTCACTGGAGCGATACCCACCCCACTTGGTGTCAGAACTGACAGGGCTTCAGTTGGCTGTTGTGAACAAGCCATCCAGTCAGCCCCCACCGCCGCCGGCTCTTGCCCAGCAGGCCAATGCGCTGCAGCAGGAGCTCTGCCGTCGCTTGGCCCATTGCCCGATGGTCGTTGCGAACGGAAGCAGCTGGGATGTGTGGGTGGAATTGATCTCTCCTCTGGAGCCGATCTGGTTGCGGGTCTCCCTGCGTTCTCCGATGGCTTGGCCTCCTGAACCAACCTTGCTGGTGCTGTCTTTGCTGGGGGCGGGGATCAGCTGTGGTGCGTTGTTCCTGTTGCTGGAGGTTGAACGACCGTTGCGTGGTTTGGAGAAAGCGCTTGTACGCGTGGGTGATGGCGATGAACCCGAAGCGGTTGCCGCCCGTGGTGCTCCTGAGGTGCGCCGTATCACCCACCACTTCAATGCGATGGTGGAGCGGCTTGCGGCCAATCGGCGTGATCGCGCCACGATGTTGGCGGGGATCGCCCACGATTTGAGGGCTCCGATTACCCGGCTTCAATTTCGCTTGTCGATGCCAACGCTCTCTACCCAGGAGCGGGACCGCTGCTCTGGTGATCTCCAATCGTTGGAACGTATCACTGGGCAATTCCTTCTCTTTGCGGGTGGCGGTGATGGGGAAGTCGCTGTTGAAGTGCCATTGGATCAGTTGCTTGCGGAACTCTCCACCAGTCATGCTCCAGAGCAACTTGAGCTTCAACTTGATTCCGTTCAGGCCTGCATCAAGCCAGTGGCGTTGAGTCGCGCCGTTGCCAACTTGATCGACAATGCATTCAGTTATGGCTCCGCACCGGTCGTCGTTCGCCTGTTTGAGCGCGCCAATCAAGCGGTAATTGAGGTCTGGGATCAAGGGGACGGGATGCCGGCAGATCAATGGGAGCGTGCGTTGCAACCGTTCCAGCGATTGGATGAATCCCGCGGTCAACAAGGCCACTGCGGTTTGGGATTGGCGATCGTGGCCCACGTCGCCCGCATCCATGGTGGTGATCTCAGCTGTGGATTCAGCGATCACGATGCTCCAGGTCGTTTTGTGATTCGTCTGTGCCTGCCTTTGAACCTCTGCAAACCAGGGGTGTGA
- the tpiA gene encoding triose-phosphate isomerase produces the protein MRKPVIAGNWKMHMTCAQAREWMAAFLPLISATPNDRHLVVAPPFTAISTMAELAKGSSVELSSQNVHWEGHGAYTAEIAPSMLLEHGVGYAIVGHSEPRKYFSESDEQINHRARSAQTNGLIPIVCVGESDEQRTRGEAERVIRRQVEQGLEGLDPAKLIVAYEPIWAIGTGKTCESSEANRICGLIRSWVGSPDLIIQYGGSVKPGNIDELMSMSDIDGVLVGGASLEAESFARIANYQAG, from the coding sequence GTGCGCAAACCGGTGATCGCTGGCAACTGGAAGATGCACATGACCTGTGCCCAGGCCAGGGAATGGATGGCCGCGTTTCTGCCTCTGATCAGCGCCACCCCAAACGACCGTCATCTGGTGGTGGCTCCACCGTTCACAGCCATCTCCACCATGGCTGAGCTCGCCAAAGGCTCCAGCGTCGAGCTCTCAAGCCAGAACGTTCACTGGGAGGGGCACGGTGCCTACACCGCCGAAATCGCCCCCTCCATGCTGCTTGAACATGGGGTTGGCTACGCCATTGTTGGTCACAGCGAGCCCCGTAAATACTTCAGCGAGAGCGACGAGCAAATCAATCACCGGGCCCGTTCAGCGCAGACCAACGGCTTGATTCCGATTGTTTGTGTGGGCGAAAGCGATGAGCAGCGCACCCGCGGAGAGGCAGAACGGGTGATCCGGCGTCAGGTTGAGCAGGGGCTGGAAGGACTTGATCCCGCCAAGCTGATCGTGGCTTATGAGCCCATCTGGGCGATCGGGACGGGTAAAACCTGCGAGAGCAGTGAAGCGAATCGCATTTGTGGTCTGATCCGCAGCTGGGTGGGTTCGCCTGACCTGATCATTCAGTACGGCGGGTCGGTCAAACCCGGCAACATTGATGAGCTGATGTCGATGAGCGACATCGATGGTGTGCTAGTCGGTGGTGCGTCTCTCGAGGCTGAGAGCTTTGCTCGTATTGCCAACTATCAGGCCGGCTGA
- a CDS encoding DUF3038 domain-containing protein — protein MTDATASPELAAPSGVIAPDTSTVLNRRGLERLDLLLLTVEALDLNGGEAMLWATQQLGFTDLFPNRVELWKRRCTNPLRRSTRRTPLSGAEIEALIRVVCAMADRLYPMLHQLLSSREPEELTQQRWALVDQRLRDLIAERMNLRRCAVQHLLETESAAPVQRQLVITLALAAGPGGIDRLRASLQDPTP, from the coding sequence ATGACCGACGCCACTGCTTCCCCTGAGCTCGCGGCCCCTAGCGGCGTGATTGCACCTGACACCTCAACGGTTCTCAACCGCCGGGGGCTGGAACGGCTTGATCTGCTTTTGCTCACCGTGGAAGCCCTGGATCTCAACGGTGGTGAGGCCATGCTCTGGGCGACCCAGCAACTGGGCTTTACCGACCTGTTCCCCAATCGCGTCGAACTTTGGAAACGTCGCTGCACCAACCCGCTCCGACGTTCCACCCGCCGAACGCCCCTGAGTGGAGCTGAAATCGAGGCGCTGATTCGCGTGGTCTGTGCCATGGCTGACCGGCTCTATCCCATGCTTCACCAGCTGCTGTCCAGTCGGGAGCCTGAAGAACTCACGCAACAACGCTGGGCCTTGGTCGACCAGCGCCTGCGGGATCTGATTGCTGAACGCATGAACCTGCGCCGTTGCGCCGTTCAACATCTGCTGGAAACCGAGAGTGCCGCCCCAGTGCAGCGTCAATTGGTGATCACATTGGCTCTCGCCGCAGGGCCTGGCGGGATTGATCGTCTCCGCGCCAGCCTGCAGGATCCCACCCCTTAG
- a CDS encoding RNA-binding S4 domain-containing protein, whose protein sequence is MRLDQFLKWQGWVATGGEAKMRIQAGEVEVNGSVETRRGRQLQLADRVTLGSDQAEVTEL, encoded by the coding sequence ATGCGGCTTGATCAATTCCTGAAGTGGCAAGGCTGGGTGGCCACTGGAGGTGAAGCCAAGATGCGGATCCAAGCAGGTGAAGTGGAGGTCAACGGTTCAGTGGAAACCCGCCGTGGCCGCCAGTTGCAACTGGCCGATCGTGTGACGTTGGGCAGCGATCAGGCCGAGGTCACAGAGCTTTAA
- a CDS encoding adenine phosphoribosyltransferase, whose protein sequence is MAAMMPALRPPRHPSLDLKPLIRDIPDFPKPGILFRDITPLLRDPEGWRAVMNQMGAICERLQPDLIVGIESRGFIVGTALATDRKLGFVPVRKPGKLPGEILGIDYALEYGTDRLEIHADALQGGAKVLLVDDLLATGGTAAAAAQLISQAGGDLVGCSFVIELAALAGREKLPQATPVESLVIYS, encoded by the coding sequence ATGGCTGCGATGATGCCAGCACTGAGGCCTCCGCGTCACCCTTCGTTGGATCTAAAACCACTAATTCGCGACATTCCTGATTTCCCCAAGCCTGGAATTCTGTTTCGCGACATCACTCCTTTGCTGCGTGATCCCGAGGGGTGGCGCGCTGTGATGAATCAGATGGGGGCCATTTGTGAGCGACTTCAACCCGACCTGATCGTGGGCATCGAATCCCGAGGCTTCATTGTCGGCACCGCCCTAGCAACAGACCGCAAGTTGGGATTTGTGCCAGTGCGCAAACCCGGGAAATTACCGGGTGAGATCCTCGGCATCGACTACGCCCTGGAATACGGCACCGATCGCCTCGAGATTCATGCCGATGCCCTTCAAGGGGGAGCCAAGGTGTTGTTGGTGGACGACTTGCTGGCAACAGGAGGCACAGCAGCAGCAGCAGCTCAGCTGATCAGCCAGGCAGGCGGAGACTTGGTGGGTTGCAGCTTTGTGATCGAACTCGCCGCACTGGCGGGGCGAGAAAAATTGCCGCAGGCCACTCCAGTGGAATCCCTGGTGATTTATTCCTGA
- a CDS encoding FAD-dependent monooxygenase yields the protein MSVSVCGAGPTGALLALGLASLGCNVALSDPLSMDQIASRSRAYAITHSSKRLLQRLDLWSELQPHLVPFTRLRLEDQGVNPRVWFDLHDLAPVNRGAGAIGWILDHKPLMQLLMERLQSHPGLSLELGETVTPDHPSSAQRFDLQIACDGPRSPHRQAWGFPFWSMPYRQGCLTMKVLLRGAVPATAYEIFRSEGPFAVLPLGGQIFQLVWSAPFNRCRERASLEPAALLDRLATVLPEGMNPDALLDQPMAVPLQLSLAPQLGRGRRLLVGEAGHRCHPVGGQGLNLCWRDVSDLLDLVAQQRSQQSSLSRLVRRYNRRRLPDLVLIALGTDALLRLFSNRFGLLLPLRSLALRMLQHLPVLRRLCLQAMSDGPMTIGRPSPQWGEGGGRHGVQQ from the coding sequence TTGTCGGTTTCCGTTTGTGGAGCGGGTCCCACAGGAGCCTTGCTTGCCCTTGGTTTGGCCTCATTGGGCTGCAACGTTGCGCTTTCCGATCCTCTGTCGATGGACCAGATCGCATCGCGCAGTCGTGCCTATGCGATTACCCATTCGTCCAAGCGTCTGCTGCAACGCCTCGACCTTTGGTCTGAGCTGCAACCCCACTTGGTTCCTTTCACCAGGTTGCGCCTTGAGGATCAAGGCGTTAATCCCCGGGTTTGGTTCGATCTCCATGACCTGGCCCCTGTCAATCGGGGCGCGGGGGCCATTGGTTGGATCCTTGATCACAAGCCTTTGATGCAGTTGCTCATGGAGCGACTGCAATCCCATCCAGGACTTTCCTTAGAACTTGGAGAGACGGTGACACCTGATCACCCCTCTTCGGCGCAACGGTTTGACCTGCAGATCGCCTGTGATGGTCCCCGCTCACCCCACCGCCAGGCCTGGGGGTTTCCTTTCTGGTCGATGCCCTATCGGCAAGGTTGCCTGACGATGAAAGTGCTGTTGCGCGGGGCTGTCCCGGCGACGGCCTATGAAATCTTCCGCAGTGAGGGTCCCTTTGCCGTGCTGCCGCTGGGGGGGCAGATCTTCCAGTTGGTTTGGAGCGCCCCCTTCAACCGCTGTCGTGAGCGGGCGTCGTTGGAACCAGCAGCTCTGCTCGATCGACTGGCCACGGTGCTGCCGGAAGGGATGAACCCTGATGCCTTGCTCGATCAGCCGATGGCGGTGCCGCTTCAGTTGAGCTTGGCGCCCCAGTTGGGGCGTGGCCGCCGTCTGTTGGTCGGGGAAGCTGGCCATCGCTGCCATCCGGTGGGTGGTCAAGGTCTCAACCTTTGCTGGCGTGATGTCAGTGATCTGCTCGATCTGGTTGCACAACAGCGCAGCCAGCAGTCATCGCTGTCCCGTTTGGTCCGCCGTTACAACCGCCGCCGGCTTCCTGACCTTGTGCTCATTGCTTTGGGCACGGATGCACTGCTGCGTCTGTTTTCCAATCGCTTCGGGCTACTGCTTCCCTTGCGAAGCCTTGCTTTGCGGATGCTGCAACACCTACCCGTTTTGCGCAGGCTTTGTCTTCAGGCGATGAGTGATGGCCCGATGACAATTGGTCGGCCTTCGCCACAGTGGGGGGAAGGAGGTGGACGTCATGGTGTTCAGCAGTGA
- a CDS encoding DUF2949 domain-containing protein — protein MVFSSDPQPQDSPKLLRFLREKLGLSENALQLGQRQAELEQAPLPVVLWSFGLLTLTQYQQVLDWVQDQE, from the coding sequence ATGGTGTTCAGCAGTGATCCCCAGCCCCAAGACTCCCCAAAGCTTCTGCGTTTCCTGCGGGAGAAACTGGGCCTGAGCGAGAACGCATTGCAGTTAGGGCAACGCCAGGCCGAGTTGGAGCAAGCTCCGCTCCCCGTGGTGTTGTGGAGCTTTGGCTTGCTCACCCTGACGCAATACCAGCAGGTGCTGGATTGGGTGCAAGATCAGGAATAA
- the folP gene encoding dihydropteroate synthase, whose product MGVINLTPDSFSDGGLFNTPERALRQASKQLKAGATVLDLGAQSTRPGAEEVGAAEEIRRLIPALQQIRAAHPQAVLSVDTFLAPVAEAALEAGANWINDVSGGRRDPAMLPLIAEAGCPFVLMHSRGNSKTMDGLTDYGTDVVKSVLQALEEASDCAELAGVQRDQLIWDPGLGFAKTTEQNLQLLQELERLLQPGVPLLLGPSRKRFIGAVLDEPRAKARLWGTAAVCTRAVGAGVAVLRVHDVAPIVQITQMASALWPIG is encoded by the coding sequence ATGGGGGTGATCAATCTCACTCCCGATTCCTTCAGCGATGGTGGGTTGTTCAACACGCCTGAGCGGGCACTGCGCCAGGCTTCAAAGCAGCTCAAGGCAGGAGCCACTGTGCTCGATCTCGGTGCTCAGAGCACCCGCCCTGGAGCGGAGGAAGTAGGGGCGGCCGAAGAGATCCGTCGCTTAATCCCTGCCTTGCAACAGATTCGTGCTGCCCATCCTCAGGCAGTGCTCTCAGTTGACACTTTTTTGGCTCCAGTGGCGGAGGCCGCTTTGGAGGCTGGAGCCAATTGGATCAACGATGTGAGCGGAGGTCGCCGTGATCCCGCAATGCTTCCTTTGATCGCGGAAGCTGGTTGCCCTTTCGTGTTGATGCACAGCCGTGGCAACAGCAAGACCATGGATGGCCTGACGGACTACGGGACGGATGTGGTGAAGTCGGTGTTGCAGGCCTTGGAAGAGGCCAGTGATTGTGCGGAACTTGCTGGTGTCCAGCGCGATCAACTGATCTGGGATCCAGGGCTTGGGTTCGCCAAAACCACCGAGCAGAATTTGCAGCTGCTGCAGGAGTTGGAGCGGTTGCTGCAACCAGGAGTCCCCCTGCTGTTGGGCCCTTCTCGCAAGCGATTTATCGGAGCGGTGCTGGATGAACCCCGTGCGAAGGCGCGCTTGTGGGGAACAGCGGCGGTTTGTACGCGGGCTGTGGGTGCAGGCGTGGCTGTGCTGCGTGTGCACGATGTGGCTCCGATTGTTCAGATCACCCAGATGGCCTCGGCGCTCTGGCCCATTGGCTAG
- the ppk2 gene encoding polyphosphate kinase 2, producing the protein MGDKHGDKKRHPSKPKHVAKEAGKLPDALIAALDGSDQDIHHPSELLDDLVETGSAKAERLNKKLYESELERLQTDLVKMQYWVKATGFRMIVLFEGRDAAGKGGTIKRLTEPMNPRGCRVVALGTPSDQQKTQWYFQRYVEHFPSAGEIVVFDRSWYNRAGVERVMGFCSDDQVEQFLDDCPRFEQMLVNSGILLLKYWFSVSDTEQEARFQSRIDDPTRRWKLSPMDLEARNRWVDFSKAKDAMFARTNIPEAPWFTVEADDKRRARLNCLRHVLSKVPWEDMTPPAIKLPDRPDQGDYTRPPINEQFFVPNAYPY; encoded by the coding sequence ATGGGTGACAAGCATGGCGATAAGAAACGCCATCCCTCCAAGCCGAAGCACGTCGCCAAGGAAGCCGGGAAATTACCCGATGCGTTAATCGCCGCCTTGGATGGCAGTGATCAGGACATTCACCACCCTTCTGAGTTACTCGATGACCTGGTTGAAACTGGTTCTGCCAAAGCCGAGCGTTTGAACAAGAAGCTCTATGAGAGTGAGCTGGAACGTCTTCAGACTGACCTGGTGAAGATGCAGTACTGGGTGAAAGCCACTGGCTTTCGAATGATTGTGCTGTTCGAAGGTCGTGATGCTGCTGGAAAGGGCGGCACGATCAAGCGACTGACGGAACCCATGAACCCCCGGGGATGTCGTGTGGTGGCTCTCGGTACCCCGTCGGATCAACAGAAGACCCAGTGGTATTTCCAGCGCTATGTCGAGCATTTCCCCAGTGCTGGCGAAATTGTGGTGTTTGACCGCAGTTGGTACAACCGCGCTGGTGTGGAGCGGGTGATGGGGTTTTGCAGCGATGACCAGGTTGAGCAGTTCCTCGATGATTGTCCGCGCTTCGAGCAGATGCTGGTGAACAGCGGCATCTTGCTGCTCAAGTATTGGTTTTCGGTCAGTGACACCGAACAGGAAGCGCGCTTCCAGTCACGCATTGATGACCCCACCCGGCGCTGGAAGCTCAGCCCCATGGATCTTGAGGCCCGCAACCGTTGGGTGGACTTTTCAAAAGCGAAGGACGCCATGTTTGCGCGCACCAATATTCCGGAAGCGCCCTGGTTCACCGTTGAGGCTGATGACAAACGTCGAGCTCGGCTCAATTGCCTGCGCCATGTGCTGAGCAAGGTGCCTTGGGAAGACATGACGCCACCCGCGATCAAGCTTCCTGATCGACCTGATCAGGGCGATTACACAAGGCCCCCGATCAATGAACAGTTTTTTGTCCCGAATGCCTATCCCTACTGA
- the dapB gene encoding 4-hydroxy-tetrahydrodipicolinate reductase — MTEAPTADRIHVVVAGALGRMGAEVIKAVVGAEDCQLVGAIDTTPGKEGVDVGEALGLGVLNVAVTADLEGCLCAVSQALRDKGPGAGAVMVDFTHPSVVYANTRAAIAYGVHPVIGTTGLSPEQLQDLQVFSEKASVGGAVIPNFSVGMVLLQQASAAAARFYDHAELTELHHNRKADAPSGTCIKTAELMEELGKTFNPAEVDEHESLEGSRGGVRPSGLRLHSLRLPGLVAHQEVMFGAPGETYTLRHDTIDRSAYMPGVLLCIRKVRQLGALVYGLERLL, encoded by the coding sequence ATGACTGAGGCTCCCACGGCCGATCGAATCCATGTGGTTGTTGCTGGAGCGCTGGGACGGATGGGCGCTGAGGTGATCAAGGCCGTTGTTGGTGCAGAGGATTGCCAGCTGGTGGGGGCCATCGACACCACTCCCGGCAAAGAGGGTGTTGATGTTGGAGAAGCTCTTGGCTTGGGCGTTCTCAATGTTGCGGTGACCGCGGATCTTGAAGGCTGTCTTTGTGCTGTCAGTCAGGCCCTGCGTGACAAGGGTCCTGGAGCGGGGGCTGTCATGGTTGATTTCACCCACCCATCGGTCGTCTACGCCAACACCCGAGCGGCTATTGCGTATGGCGTTCATCCCGTGATCGGTACGACGGGGCTGTCTCCGGAACAGCTCCAGGACCTCCAGGTGTTTTCTGAGAAAGCGTCCGTGGGCGGTGCCGTTATCCCCAATTTCTCTGTGGGCATGGTGTTGTTGCAGCAAGCCTCTGCCGCTGCTGCTCGCTTTTACGACCATGCTGAGCTCACCGAGTTGCATCACAACCGCAAGGCGGATGCTCCCAGCGGTACCTGCATCAAAACAGCTGAATTGATGGAGGAGCTGGGTAAAACGTTCAATCCGGCTGAGGTGGATGAGCACGAATCCTTGGAGGGCAGCCGCGGGGGGGTGCGTCCCAGTGGCTTGCGGTTGCACTCTCTGCGTTTGCCCGGACTGGTGGCCCACCAAGAGGTGATGTTTGGAGCCCCCGGTGAGACGTATACCCTCCGCCACGACACGATTGATCGCTCCGCTTACATGCCTGGGGTGTTGCTGTGCATCCGCAAGGTGCGTCAGCTTGGGGCACTGGTTTATGGCCTTGAACGGCTGCTCTGA
- a CDS encoding response regulator, with amino-acid sequence MTRSSMIWVVDDDPDLRQMVGTYLIDQGYDVRCLSDVKQFEARLEFQRPDLVVLDLMMPGDDGLTALRRLRDAGDDLPVVMLTARGEGVDRIIGLEQGADDYLGKPFLPRELSARIDAVLRRRSSLPAGTPLAEGGDVSFGDMVLNLSARTLSRDGVPAVITSGEFSLLAAFVQHPHRPLSRERLIELARGPGCDTDSRSMDVQVSRVRKLVEPDPSRPRYIQTVWGYGYVFVPDGTPRSR; translated from the coding sequence ATGACACGGTCCTCAATGATCTGGGTTGTGGATGACGATCCTGATCTGCGTCAGATGGTTGGCACTTATTTGATCGATCAGGGTTACGACGTCCGATGCCTTAGTGACGTCAAGCAGTTCGAGGCACGACTCGAATTTCAGCGCCCTGATCTGGTGGTGTTGGATCTGATGATGCCTGGCGACGATGGACTGACGGCGCTTCGTCGTTTGCGGGATGCAGGCGACGATCTACCCGTCGTGATGTTGACCGCCCGCGGAGAGGGCGTGGATCGGATTATCGGCCTGGAACAAGGTGCAGATGATTATCTGGGCAAGCCTTTTCTGCCCCGTGAGCTCTCGGCCCGGATTGATGCTGTGCTTCGCCGGCGCAGTTCCTTGCCTGCTGGGACTCCGCTTGCTGAGGGAGGGGATGTGAGTTTTGGCGACATGGTGCTCAATCTGTCCGCCCGCACACTCAGCCGCGATGGGGTGCCCGCGGTGATCACCAGTGGTGAATTCAGTTTGCTGGCCGCGTTTGTTCAGCATCCACATCGGCCGCTCTCCCGCGAGCGTTTGATCGAATTGGCGCGCGGTCCAGGCTGTGACACAGACAGTCGCAGCATGGATGTCCAGGTGTCTCGGGTCCGCAAGTTGGTGGAGCCGGATCCCAGCCGTCCGCGCTATATCCAGACGGTGTGGGGCTATGGCTATGTCTTTGTGCCGGATGGGACGCCCCGATCGCGATAG
- a CDS encoding DUF3479 domain-containing protein: MFTQVRSSDRRVVPAEPNNHTSVMKAVYVVLEPQYQNALTQAATSLNAQNGPLGIDLSGYLIEELRDPDNYADFCADVAQADVFVASLIFIEDLAQKVVDAVTPHRDRLKAAVVFPSMPEVMRLNKLGSFSMAQLGQSKSAIAGFMKKRKESGGAGFQDAMLKLLNTLPTVLKYLPVEKAQDARSFMLSFQYWLGGTPDNLRNFLLMLADKYVFPAAEGENRPELEVADPEVFPDLGIWHPLAPTMFEDLKEYLNWTASRQDLSDEARKGPVIGLVLQRSHIVTGDDAHYVAVIQELEFRGARVLPIFCGGLDFSKPVNTFFYDPLNPEQSLVDGVVSLTGFALVGGPARQDHPKFAHALKRLNRPYMVALPLGSQTTQEWEDSDLGLHPV, translated from the coding sequence ATGTTCACGCAGGTTCGCTCTTCTGATCGCCGCGTCGTTCCTGCTGAACCCAACAACCACACATCAGTCATGAAGGCTGTGTATGTGGTGCTTGAACCGCAATATCAAAACGCGCTAACGCAGGCCGCAACAAGCCTCAACGCCCAGAACGGCCCTTTGGGCATCGACCTGAGCGGCTATCTGATCGAAGAGCTTCGAGATCCCGACAATTACGCAGACTTCTGCGCCGATGTCGCCCAGGCCGATGTGTTCGTGGCCTCCTTGATCTTTATTGAAGATCTGGCGCAAAAGGTGGTTGACGCTGTCACCCCCCACCGTGATCGGCTGAAAGCCGCTGTGGTCTTCCCCTCGATGCCCGAGGTGATGCGCCTGAACAAGCTCGGCAGCTTCTCCATGGCGCAGCTCGGCCAAAGCAAGAGCGCCATTGCCGGCTTCATGAAAAAGCGGAAGGAGTCGGGGGGAGCAGGCTTCCAAGACGCCATGCTCAAGCTGCTCAACACCCTTCCGACGGTGTTGAAGTACCTGCCTGTCGAAAAGGCTCAGGATGCTCGCAGCTTCATGCTCAGCTTCCAGTACTGGCTGGGTGGCACCCCAGACAACCTCCGCAATTTCCTCTTGATGCTTGCGGATAAATACGTCTTCCCAGCAGCTGAGGGTGAAAATCGCCCCGAGTTGGAGGTGGCAGACCCGGAGGTGTTCCCTGATCTGGGTATCTGGCACCCGCTCGCCCCAACCATGTTTGAGGATCTGAAGGAATACCTCAACTGGACTGCGAGTCGCCAGGATCTCAGCGATGAAGCCCGCAAAGGTCCTGTGATTGGCCTTGTGCTTCAACGCAGTCACATCGTGACTGGTGATGACGCCCACTACGTGGCCGTGATTCAGGAACTGGAATTCCGTGGTGCTCGCGTCCTCCCGATCTTCTGCGGCGGTCTTGACTTCTCCAAGCCGGTCAACACCTTCTTCTACGACCCCCTCAACCCCGAACAGTCACTCGTCGACGGCGTGGTGTCACTGACCGGCTTCGCTCTTGTGGGTGGTCCTGCGCGTCAGGACCACCCCAAATTCGCTCATGCACTCAAGCGGCTGAATCGCCCTTACATGGTTGCCCTGCCCCTGGGGTCCCAAACCACTCAGGAATGGGAGGACAGTGATCTGGGCTTGCACCCTGTTC
- a CDS encoding DUF4335 domain-containing protein, with product MLKLAYRYDQTAARLMVEGLPDISADHGQGVIGILSSWKLQFVGSPELEGRREHLEAMLATVLPYARYLLSGVTRTCGGPESPVSLSPSSSGGHQLQLRSSQPGVEPLSIQLDDAELADLVRCLDAMRLDPRVQIAWVAQNDRPLARRELAERIPLMKRIAAPVLGGSALVAAALLVSLLPLPSLKPTQPAAEPTPTSSPAADSESGTKSETNADAPGDQ from the coding sequence ATGCTCAAGCTCGCCTACCGCTACGACCAAACAGCGGCTCGTCTGATGGTGGAGGGGCTGCCGGACATCTCCGCTGACCATGGTCAGGGCGTGATCGGGATTCTCTCCTCTTGGAAGCTGCAGTTCGTTGGATCTCCAGAACTGGAAGGGCGCCGCGAACACCTCGAAGCCATGCTCGCCACGGTTCTTCCTTACGCCCGTTACTTGCTGTCGGGTGTGACCAGGACGTGCGGAGGTCCGGAGTCTCCGGTCAGTCTCTCTCCTTCATCCTCAGGTGGTCACCAGTTGCAGTTGCGCAGCAGCCAACCAGGGGTTGAGCCTCTGTCGATCCAACTCGATGATGCAGAGCTTGCGGATCTGGTGCGTTGTCTCGATGCCATGCGCCTTGATCCCCGCGTGCAGATCGCTTGGGTGGCCCAGAACGATCGCCCGCTCGCGCGCCGCGAGTTGGCGGAACGGATCCCGTTGATGAAACGGATTGCAGCACCTGTTTTGGGTGGCTCTGCTCTGGTGGCTGCCGCTCTTTTGGTGTCCCTCCTGCCTTTGCCTTCTCTGAAGCCCACCCAACCTGCTGCAGAACCCACACCCACCTCGAGTCCAGCCGCCGACTCCGAATCCGGAACTAAATCCGAAACCAATGCTGATGCACCCGGGGATCAGTAG
- a CDS encoding thiol-disulfide oxidoreductase DCC family protein, producing MTTSQAELTVLYDGGCPLCLREVSFLRRRDQDKRLAFVDVDAADYEPEAWAGISYRQAMARIHAIRRDGTVLINVAVFREAYRLIGLGWLYLPTTWPVVRPLVNRLYVLWAAKRLQWTGRADLDTLCSDRCQLGSE from the coding sequence GTGACCACTTCTCAGGCGGAATTGACCGTGCTTTACGACGGGGGCTGCCCGCTCTGCCTTCGCGAAGTCTCCTTTCTGCGTCGTCGAGATCAAGACAAACGTCTCGCGTTTGTCGATGTCGATGCCGCCGACTACGAGCCTGAGGCTTGGGCCGGCATCAGTTATCGCCAGGCGATGGCTCGCATTCATGCCATCCGCCGAGATGGAACTGTGTTGATCAACGTGGCCGTGTTTCGAGAGGCGTATCGGCTGATCGGTCTTGGTTGGCTGTACCTCCCCACCACATGGCCTGTCGTGCGGCCCCTGGTGAATCGTCTTTACGTCCTTTGGGCTGCCAAGCGTTTGCAATGGACTGGCCGCGCTGATCTCGACACCCTCTGCAGCGATCGGTGCCAGCTCGGCTCCGAATAA